Proteins from one Neodiprion fabricii isolate iyNeoFabr1 chromosome 5, iyNeoFabr1.1, whole genome shotgun sequence genomic window:
- the LOC124183040 gene encoding neprilysin-1: protein MKTDGNNGYLRTNVVPEDSELLPASVGHQGPASGVPLQVTIGPRGVAAASITHHGGSNLQGSIGGGGVPRGRSHVSLNRQRLLGVLAFTLVASCLLTLLLLGLNTSRECDQEIVPKVCMTEECVRTAASLLSAMDQTAAPCVDFFQYACGTWNRLHVIPEDRSSISTFEVLADQLQVILKRVLEEPPNEDDNAATLKAKMFYKSCVDIPRIREIGDAPLRTTLRGLGGWPAVEGASWIPPPYPVEVLLGRLRGEYNEGVLLEQWVGPDDKNSSANILQLDQMQLALPSRDYYLKASSQAELKAYHRYMTNVAILLGANPETAAAEFDQVIVLEKQLANASLPEADRHDTSAIYRKLTLRQLQEEVPQLNWHVYLTAFLTAPITEDEPVVTYAMPYFVQMGRILENTDQRTLHNYVLWRLVMSIMPHMIDDYQQKRVEFRKILLGILSERNRWSQCVEWTNKKLGMAVGALFIRDNFNHESKETALEMIHTIREAFNELLAENHWMDDETRAVAKSKADSMNERIGYPEFLKDSVELSKEYVMLNITDHRFLENILAVLKYDAYHNLQKLRQPVDKDKWSTEPAVVNAFYNPNKNDIVFPAGILQPLFYSQHFPKSLNYGGIGVVIGHEITHGFDDKGRQFDKDGNMMQWWNNATIRAFRERAQCIVDQYSRYRLQEIDLYVNGRMTQGENIADNGGLKQSFRAYKKWVSIHGEEPLLPGVNLTHDQLFFLNYAQIWCGSMRPEDALTKIRSSVHSPGPVRVLGPLSNSQDFARAFNCSPGSPMNPTHKCSVW from the exons ATGAAGACTGACGGCAACAACGGCTACCTCAGGACCAACGTCGTCCCCGAGGACAGCGAGCTCCTTCCAGCTTCCGTCGGACACCAGGGACCGGCTTCCGGTGTACCGCTTCAG GTGACAATCGGCCCTCGAGGAGTCGCAGCAGCCAGCATAACTCATCACGGTGGAAGCAATCTTCAGGGTTCGATTGGCGGCGGTGGAGTTCCAAGAGGAAGAAGTCATGTGTCCTTGAACAGGCAGCGACTGCTCGGTGTGTTGGCCTTCACTCTCGTCGCAAGTTGCTTGCTCACTCTTCTGCTCCTCGGTCTGAATACGTCGCGTGAATGCGATCAGGAAATAG TGCCCAAGGTGTGCATGACCGAGGAGTGCGTGCGAACAG CCGCCAGCCTCCTCTCGGCGATGGATCAAACCGCAGCGCCATGCGTGGACTTTTTCCAATACGCCTGCGGCACTTGGAATCGCCTTCACGTCATTCCCGAGGATCGCAGCTCGATAAGCACCTTCGAAGTGCTCGCTGACCAACTCCAGGTCATCCTTAAACGAGTCCTCGAAGAGCCGCCGAACGAGGACGACAACGCCGCAACCCTGAAGGCCAAAATGTTCTACAAGTCCTGCGTCGATATCC CTCGAATACGAGAGATCGGTGATGCTCCGCTCAGGACGACCCTTCGGGGACTCGGGGGGTGGCCGGCAGTCGAGGGTGCCTCCTGGATCCCTCCGCCGTATCCGGTCGAGGTCCTGTTGGGCCGCCTTCGTGGCGAGTACAACGAGGGAGTGCTTCTGGAGCAGTGGGTCGGACCCGACGACAAGAACTCCTCCGCGAACATCCTCCAG CTGGATCAGATGCAGCTGGCTCTTCCAAGCCGCGACTATTACTTGAAGGCCAGCAGCCAGGCTGAGCTGAAGGCCTACCACCGTTACATGACGAACGTCGCAATCCTCCTCGGAGCGAATCCAGAGACTGCGGCGGCAGAATTCGACCAAGTAATCGTCCTCGAGAAGCAGCTTGCTAAC GCGTCGCTTCCGGAAGCTGACAGACACGATACCTCCGCAATTTATCGAAAGCTGACTCTCCGCCAGCTCCAAGAGGAAGTCCCTCAGCTGAACTGGCATGTCTATCTAACGGCCTTTCTGACCGCTCCGATAACGGAGGATGAGCCCGTCGTTACGTACGCGATGCCCTACTTCGTCCAGATGGGCCGCATCCTTGAAAACACCGACCAGAG GACCCTCCACAACTATGTCCTTTGGCGCCTGGTCATGTCGATAATGCCGCACATGATCGACGACTACCAACAGAAGCGAGTAGAGTTTCGTAAAATCCTCCTGGGAATCCTGAGCGAGCGGAACCGCTGGTCTCAGTGCGTTGAATGGACAAACAAGAAGCTGGGTATGGCAGTTGGCGCACTATTCATCCGGGACAACTTCAACCACGAGAGCAAG GAGACCGCGCTGGAGATGATTCACACTATCAGAGAGGCCTTCAACGAACTTCTGGCTGAGAATCATTGGATGGACGACGAGACGAGGGCCGTGGCGAAGAGCAAGGCCGATTCGATGAACGAGCGTATCGGGTATCCAGAGTTCCTCAAGGACTCGGTTGAGCTTTCGAAGGAATACGTCATG CTCAACATCACGGACCATCGTTTCCTTGAGAACATACTGGCGGTTCTGAAGTACGACGCGTACCACAATCTACAGAAGTTGAGGCAGCCGGTAGACAAGGACAAATGGTCGACCGAACCGGCGGTTGTCAACGCTTTCTACAACCCCAACAAAAACGACATAG TATTTCCCGCGGGTATACTACAGCCGTTATTCTATTCGCAACACTTTCCCAAGTCCCTAAATTACGGCGGTATCGGTGTCGTCATCGGGCACGAGATCACCCACGGTTTCGACGACAAGGGGCGCCAGTTCGACAAGGACGGTAACATGATGCAGTGGTGGAACAACGCCACTATCAGGGCATTTCGCGAACGCGCGCAGTGTATAGTTGACCAGTATTCCCGCTACAGACTTCAGGAAATTGACCTTTACGTAAACGGCCGGATGACTCAGGGCGAGAACATCGCCGATAACGGTGGTCTCAAGCAGTCCTTTAGG GCTTACAAAAAGTGGGTTTCCATTCACGGAGAGGAGCCGCTGTTGCCAGGTGTGAATTTGACGCACGATCAGCTGTTCTTTTTGAATTATGCCCAGATTTGGTGCGGCTCGATGCGCCCGGAGGACGCATTGACAAAGATCCGTAGCAGCGTGCATTCGCCGGGTCCGGTGCGGGTTTTGGGCCCACTTTCTAACAGCCAGGATTTTGCGCGTGCCTTCAACTGCTCACCGGGCTCGCCGATGAACCCGACTCACAAATGCAGCGTCTGGTGA